The DNA window CATACCGCGATGCTGCTGGGGGCTGCCAGATACCTGGCCGAGACCCGCAATTTCGACGGCCGCGCGGTGGTGATCTTCCAGCCCGCCGAAGAGGGCGGCGCAGGCGGTCTGGCAATGTGCAGGGACGGGCTGATGGAACGCTTCGGCATCAATGAGGTCTATGGCCTGCACAACATGCCCGGTATCCCGGTCGGTGCCTTCGCGATCCGTCCGGGGCCGATCATGGCAGCGACCGACGAGTTCGACATCATCGTCACCGGCAGGGGCGGCCATGCCGCCAAGCCGCATTACTGCATCGATACGACGCTGGTGGCTGCGCATATCGTCGTCGCGCTGCAATCCATCGCCGCGCGCAATGCCGACCCGCTGAAACAGCTCGTGGTCTCGGTCTGCAGCTTCCGGACCGATTCCGAGGCCTATAACGTGATCCCGCAGACGGTGCTTCTGAAAGGCACGGTCCGGACGCTGGAAGAGGGCATGCGCGATCTGGCCGAGGCGCGCGTGACGGCGGTGGCCGAGGCGACGGCAGCGGCCTATGGCGCAACCGCCGAGCTGCGCTATAGCCGCAACTATCCGGTCACGGCCAACGCCCCCGAACAGACCGTTTTCGCGGCCGCGATGGCCGAAAAGATCTCGGACCGGGTCGAGAGGGCGACCGCGCCGCTGATGGGGGGCGAGGATTTCAGCTATATGCTGCTCGAACGGCCCGGCGCCTATATCTTCCTTGGCAATGGCGACACCGCCTCGCTGCATCACCCGGCCTATGAATTCGACGACGGGGCCATTCCCTTCGGCGCGTCCTGGTTCGTCGAACTGGTCGAGAATCGTCTGCCTGCGGACTGAGGGCGGGCCCCTTTGGCCCGGAGTGGACCGCGACATCGCCCTGCGCTGTCTGGGCCTATGGCGCGATCCCGGGGCAGGGGATAGCCTGCTGGGAAAGAGGCGCCAGCGAGGGGACCACCATGACCGGAGCGAATGACGAGCGGTTTCCGAAAAGCCTGATCCGGGCGGACCGGCTCGTGACCGATACCAAATGGAACATGGCCGAGAACGGCTCGACCCCGTTTTCCGATTTCTTCGGGCTGGCGATGCTGTCGAGGGGCGCGGTCACGGCGGCGCTGACGACAAGGCGGCCGACCCCCTTCTCGGGCGCGCTGCACCTGCCCCTGGTCTTCCGCCGCCGCTCGAAGACCCGGCTCTGGACCGGCGGCCGGCTGCTGTCCTGGCGCTAGACGGAAGGCCTGTCATCGCAGGGTTTTCTGCCTGCCGCTCTGAGCTGCGGAAGGCAGATGTCTTCGATCCGATTGATTTGTGCGTCGATGGTGGCGTCCATCTTGTTGCGGTCTTCAGATGGGCCGCCCGGAGTGAGTTTGTTCCGTTTCGCTTGGCGCTTGTCGGGGGACAATTCGTCCCGCGACCTGACGTCCTGGAACACGATATCGAACTGTTTCATCAGCTCTCCGATGGCTTGTTCGAGGTCGGCGTCGAACAGCGCTTTTGCGGTCGGCATGCAGTCCGCCAATGACCGACGGGCAAGAGACGCGGTTTCGCGGAGTGTCTCGTAATATCTGTGAGCCTTGGCGGCCTCTGACGTGAGGGCCTCTGCACCGTCCTGCAAGTCCCTCTGAGCGGATCCGGACGTGAAGAGGTTCGCCGCGGCATGGCGCAGA is part of the Rhodovulum sp. MB263 genome and encodes:
- a CDS encoding M20 aminoacylase family protein, giving the protein MPVRNRLAELQPEIAAWRRDLHAHPELMYDLPRTSALVAAKLREFGCDEVVEGIGRSGVVGVIRGRSDEQGRVIGLRADMDALPILEATGLPHASKTPGRMHACGHDGHTAMLLGAARYLAETRNFDGRAVVIFQPAEEGGAGGLAMCRDGLMERFGINEVYGLHNMPGIPVGAFAIRPGPIMAATDEFDIIVTGRGGHAAKPHYCIDTTLVAAHIVVALQSIAARNADPLKQLVVSVCSFRTDSEAYNVIPQTVLLKGTVRTLEEGMRDLAEARVTAVAEATAAAYGATAELRYSRNYPVTANAPEQTVFAAAMAEKISDRVERATAPLMGGEDFSYMLLERPGAYIFLGNGDTASLHHPAYEFDDGAIPFGASWFVELVENRLPAD